A single region of the Mustela lutreola isolate mMusLut2 chromosome 2, mMusLut2.pri, whole genome shotgun sequence genome encodes:
- the LOC131826009 gene encoding keratin-associated protein 12-1-like — MCQSSCSTGCQPACCVPSSCQMSCYVLSPCQTSCCVPSSCQTSCNVPSSCQTSCCVPVSCKPAVCVPMSCKPAVCLPVSCKPIVYVAPSCQSSGGCQPSCSTLLCRPVPCSTPTCC; from the coding sequence ATGTGCCAGTCCAGCTGCTCCACGGGCTGCCAGCCGGCCTGCTGTGTGCCCAGCTCCTGCCAGATGTCCTGCTATGTGCTCAGCCCCTGCCAGACGTCCTGCTGTGTGCCCAGCTCCTGCCAGACGTCCTGCAATGTGCCCAGCTCCTGCCAGACGTCCTGCTGCGTGCCTGTGAGCTGCAAGCCAGCCGTGTGTGTGCCCATGAGCTGCAAACCAGCCGTGTGCCTGCCTGTGAGCTGCAAGCCCATTGTGTATGTGGCTCCCTCCTGCCAGTCCTCTGGGGGCTGCCAGCCCTCCTGCTCCACCCTGCTCTGCAGACCTGTCCCCTGCAGCACCCCTACCTGCTGCTGA
- the LOC131826010 gene encoding keratin-associated protein 12-1-like, whose product MCHTSCSTGCQPASCSPSSCQTSCYVPVSCRPALSVSCKPAVYVVPSCQSSVCVPVSCKPLVLMASSCQSSGGCQPSRPTLLYRPVSCSTPSCF is encoded by the coding sequence ATGTGCCACACCAGCTGCTCCACGGGCtgccagccagcctcctgctcccctaGCTCCTGCCAGACGTCCTGCTACGTGCCCGTGAGCTGCAGGCCCGCCCTGTCCGTGAGCTGCAAGCCTGCCGTGTATGTGGTCCCCTCCTGCcagtcctctgtgtgtgtgcccgTGAGCTGCAAGCCCCTCGTGCTCATGGCCTCCTCCTGCCAGTCCTCCGGGGGCTGCCAGCCCTCCCGCCCCACCCTGCTCTACAGACCCGTCTCCTGTAGCACCCCGTCCTGCTTCTGA